From Streptomyces sp. SCSIO 75703:
GCGGCGTCGCGTACGCGTGCGCGGTGGCGTCCGGCTCCAGCCGGTGCAGCAGGTCCAGGCCCGCGGTGAGGTTGCCCCACTGGTCGCTGCCGCCCTGCTGGAGCACGCAGCCGTACCTCCGGTAGAGCTGGAGGAAGTCCATGGCCTGGAGGAGCTGGTAACTGAACTCCGTGTAACTGATGCCCTCGGACGACTCCAGCCGGCGGGCGACGGAGTCCTTGGTCAGCATCTTGTTGACCCGGAAGTGCTTGCCGACGTCCCGCAGGAACTCGATCGCCGACAGGTTCTGCGTCCAGTCGAGGTTGTTGACCATGACGGCCGCGTTCTCGCCCTCGAAGGACAGGAACGGCTCGATCTGCCCGCGCAGCCGCTCCACCCAGCCGGCCACGGTCTCCGGCGAGTTCAGCGTGCGCTCCGCCGTCGGCCGCGGATCGCCGATCTGCCCGGTAGCCCCGCCGACCAGCGCCAGCGGCCGGTGACCCGCCCGCTGGAGCCGCCGCACCGTGAGCACCTGCACCAGGTGCCCCACGTGCAGCGAGGGGGCGGTCGGGTCGAAACCGCAATAGAACGTCACGGGACCGTCCGCGAGCGCCTTGCGCAAGGCGTCCTCGTCGGTGGACTGGGCGAACAGCCCGCGCCACTTCAGCTCGTCGACGATGTCCGTCACGGTTCTCGTGTCTCCTCGGTGATGCCGCTACTGCGAATCGGTGCCGTGCGGCCGTCCGGGGGACGGCCGCGGTCAATGCCTACGAGGTTATACGCCCCGGCTGACCGAGCTCATGTTGAATTCGGGCACGCGCAGCGGGGGCATCGCGGCCCGGGTGAACCAGTCCGCCCACTCCCGCGGCAGCGTCCTGCCGGTGCGCCCCGCCTCGGTGGCCCGGCCCAGCACGTCCACCGGCGACTCGTTGAAGCGGAAGTTGTTGACCTCCCCGGTCACCTCCCCGTCCTCGACGAGGTAGACGCCGTCACGGGTGAGGCCGGTCAGCAGCAGCGTCGCCGGGTCCACCTCGCGGATGTACCACAGGCAGGTCAGCAGCAGCCCGCGCCGGGTGCCGGCGACCATCTCCGCCAGCGAGCGGTCGGAGCCCCCCTCCAGCACCAGGTTGCCGACCGGCGGGCGCACGGGCAGCCCGGTCAGCTCCGCGCCGTGCCGGGTCGTCGGCAGATGGGCCAGCTCGCCCTCGCGGACCCAGTCGGTGGCCGCCAGCGGCAGCCCGTTGTCGAACACCGACGCGTCACCGCCCGAGGAGTGCGCGATCACGAAGGGCGCGCACTCCAGCCCCGGCTCCCGCGGGTCGCCGCGCAGCGTCAGCGGCAGCGCGGCGACCCGGTCGCCCACGCGCGTGCCGCCGCCCGGCCGGGAGAACACGGTGCGCCCCTCGGCCGCGTCCCGGCCCGAGGACGACCACATCTGGTAGATCAGCAGGTCCGCGACGGCGGTCGGCGGCAGCAGCGTCTCGTAGCGCCCCGCGGGCAGTTCCACCCGCCGTGCCGCCCAGCCCAGCCGTACGCCCAGCTCCGCGTCGAGCGCGATCGGGTCGGCGTCCCGGAAGTCCCGGGTGGAACGGCCCGCCCACGCCGACCGGGTCCGGTCCGGCGACTTCGCGTTCACCTCCAGCGTCCCGTTCGGCTGGTCGTGCCGCAGCCGCAGCCCCGTCGAGGTCCCCACGTACGTGGAGGTCACCTCGTGGTGGGCGAAACCGTACAGCTCGCGCCCGCCCGCCCGCGCGCGGGCGAACGCCTCCCCGAGGGCCGGCGCGAACTCCGCGAACACGGCCGACGAGGTCTCCGCGGGACCCTCCGTGAAGTCCGCCGACACCGGCACGTCCCGGACCAGCGGCTGCGCGTCCTCCGCGGGCCCGGCGGCGCGCGCGGCCTCCTCCGCGGCCCGTACCAGCGGCTCCAGGTCGTCCGCGGTCACCGCCGACCGGGACACCACGCCGGACGCGGTGCCCTCCCGGCCGTCGACGGTGGCGACGACCGTGAGCGTGCGCCCGCGCGTGACGCCGTTGGTGGTGAGCGCGTTGCCCGCCCAGCGCAGGTTGGCGGTGGAGTGCTCCTCCGCGAGGACGACGCAGCCGTCGGCACGGGACAGGTCCAGCGCCCGTTCGACCACCTCGTGCGGCTTGTCGGTACGCGCGCTCATCGGCCGGCCTCCTGCGTGGTGTTCAGAATGGTGACGCCCTCGAAGAGGGCGGACGGACAGCCGTGCGACACGGCGGCGACCTGCCCCGGCTGGGCCTTGCCACAGTTGAAGGCGCCGCCCAGGACATAGGTCTGCGGGCCGCCGACGGCCGCCATGGAGCCCCAGAAGTCGGTGGTGCTCGCCTGGTACGCCACGTCCCGCACCTGGCCCACCAGGCGCCCGTTCTCGATCCGGTGGAACCGCTGCCCGGTGAACTGGAAGTTGTACCGCTGCATGTCGATGGACCACGAGCGGTCCCCGACCACGTAGATGCCCCGCTCCACGCCACCGATCAGGTCCTCGGTGGACAGCCCGCCGGGATCGGGCCGCAGCGACACGTTGGCCATCCGCTGCACCGGCACGTGCGCGGGGGAGTCGGCGAAGGCACACCCGTTGGACCGCTCGAACCCGGTCAGCCGGGCGATCCGCCGGTCGAGCTGGTAGCCCACGAGGGTGCCGTCGCGCACCAGGTCCCAGGACTGCGCCGCGACGCCCTCGTCGTCGTAGCCGACGGTCGCCAGGCCGTGCTCGGCGGTGCGGTCGCCGGTGACGTTCATCAGCTCCGAGCCGTAGCGCAGGGTGCCCAGCCGGTCGAAGGTGGCGAACGAGGTGCCCGCGTACGCCGCCTCGTAGCCGAGGGCACGGTCCAGCTCGGTCGCGTGCCCGATCGACTCGTGGATGGTCAGCCACAGGTTGGACGGGTCGACGACCAGGTCGTACCGCCCGGCCTCCACGCTCGGCGCCCGCATCTTCTCGGCCAGCAGCTCCGGCAGCTCGGCCAGTTCCGCGTCCCAGTCCCAGCCGGTGCCGGTGAGGTACTCCCAGCCCCGCCCGACCGGGGGCGCCAGGGTGCGCATCGAGTCGAACTCGCCGCTCGCCCCGTCCACCGCCACGGCCGTCAGCACCGGGTGCAGCCGGACCCGCTGCTGCGTGGTCACCGTCCCGGCGGTGTCCGCGTAGAACTTGTTCTCGTGCACGGTGAGCAGCGAGGCGTCCACGTGGTCCACCCCGTCCGCGGCGAGGAGGCGCCCGCTGAACTCCGCGAGCAGCCCCGCCTTCTCCTCGGCCGGCACGTCGAACGGATCGATCTCGTACGAGGAGACCCACGTCCGGTCGGCGTGCACCGGCTCGTCGGCCAGCTCCACGTACCCCCACCGCCCGTGCGGCGTGGCCGGGGCGGCGTCCGGTCCGGCCGCCTCGATGACCCGGGCGGAGAGCCGCGCCATCGCCACCGCCTGCGAGGCGACCTTCGCGGCGGCGTCCAGGGTGAGGTCCACGCCCGAGGCGAAGCCCCACGCGCCGTCGTGCACGACCCGCACCGCGAACCCCAGGTCGGTGCTGTCGGAGGACCCGGCGGGCCTGGCGTCCCGCAGCCGCCAGGAAGCGCTGCGCACCCGCTCCAGCCGGAAGTCCGCGTGCGAGGCGCCGAGGGACCGCGCCCGCGCGAGGGCGGCGTCGGCGAGGGCGCGCAGGGGGAGTGCCGTGAAGGCGTCGTCGATGCTGTGCGGCACGGGGAGGATCCCTTCGGGGCTTGCCTGTGGTGACCGTCGCGTGCAGTGAACCACGTCTCACGGGCCGACGGGCGGGCACGGGAACGACTCCCGTACCCGCCCGCGGGCGTTCCCGGGCGACGTGATCTCAGTCCTGCCACGGGGAGTTGCCCACCCGGTCCAGAGTGCGCGCCGATACAGCCGCGCTTGTATGGGTGTCGTCCCTGTTGGCGGACCGGGAGGCGCCGGAACGCTGAGCGCACCGGCTTCACGGGCCCAAGAGGCCGTCACCGTAAGCGTGTTCGCCCAGCGGTTCCCCGCGACGCGGCGGGGCGCCCGTCTCGCCCGCCGACTCGCCGCGCACCGCCTCGACCTGGGGCACCTGCCCCACGGCAGCCCCGTGTCCGACACCGTCGCCCTCGTCGTGGCCGAACTCGCCGCCGACGCGGTCCTCCACGGCCGCGTCCCCGGACGCGACTTCGCACTGCGGCTCGCGTACGACCGGACGGCGGGGCTCCTCCGCGTCGAGGTGTCTGACACCCACCCACGGCCGCCCGCACCGCCGGGGCGGCCCTCCGCCAGCGCCGACGGCGGCAGGGGCCTCCTCCTCGTCGAGGCCGTCGCCGACCGCTGGGGGGTGACCGGGCGGACGGGGCCGGGCAAGACCGTGTGGACCGAGTGCGCGGTCCGGCGCCCCGGACGCCTGACCGGGACCCTTCGGTGGGCGGGGCTCGACGGGGGCCGGGGATGTGGGCGTCCACCGGGGCGGCTCCCGACACGCCCGGTGTGCGGGACGGGGCCGGGTGTTTTCTGTAGGGACCCGACAGTGAGTCCGGTGAGCGACTGTGGGTGCCCGATTCTCCGGGACGGGACGCGGACCGATAGGTTTTCGGGGAAGCCGCCTGTCGTCGCCACTGGTCATCCGGGTGCTCGGGCGGAGTACCAGCTAGGGAAAGGGTGATCCGATGAGCCGCTCGGTTCTCGTCACCGGAGGCAACCGGGGCATCGGCCTCGCCATCGCCCGCGCGTTCGCCGACGCGGGCGACAAGGTCGCGGTCACGTACCGCTCGGGCGAGCCGCCGGAGGGCTTCCTGGCCGTCAAGTGCGACATCACCGACAGCGAACAGGTGGAGCAGGCCTACAAGGAGATCGAGGAGACCCACGGTCCCGTCGAGGTCCTGGTCGCCAACGCCGGCGTCACCAAGGACCAGCTCCTGATGCGCATGTCCGAGGAGGACTTCACCTCCGTCGTCGACACCAACCTCACCGGCACCTTCCGCGTCGTCAAGCGCGCCAACCGCGCCATGCTGCGCGCCAAGAAGGGCCGTGTCGTCCTCATCTCCTCCGTCGTCGGGCTGCTCGGCTCCGCGGGACAGGCGAACTACGCCGCCTCCAAGGCCGCCCTGGTCGGCTTCGCGCGCTCCCTCGCCCGTGAGCTGGGCTCGCGCAACATCACCTTCAACGTCGTCGCGCCCGGTTTCGTCGACACCGACATGACCAAGGTCCTCACCGACGAGCAGCGCGCGGGCATCGTCTCGCAGGTGCCGCTCGGCCGGTACGCGCAGCCGGAGGAGATCGCCGCGGCGGTGCGATTCCTCGCCTCGGACGACGCCTCGTACATCACTGGAGCCGTCATTCCCGTTGACGGCGGACTGGGAATGGGTCACTGATCACCATGAGCGGAATTCTCGAAGGCAAGCGCATCCTGATCACCGGTGTGCTGACGGAGTCCTCCATCGCCTTCCACACGGCCAAGCTGGCCCAGGAGCAGGGCGCCGAGATCATCCTCACCGCCTTCCCGCGGCCCACGCTGACCGAGCGCATCGCCAAGAAGCTGCCCAAGCCCGCCAAGGTC
This genomic window contains:
- the fabG gene encoding 3-oxoacyl-[acyl-carrier-protein] reductase, which translates into the protein MSRSVLVTGGNRGIGLAIARAFADAGDKVAVTYRSGEPPEGFLAVKCDITDSEQVEQAYKEIEETHGPVEVLVANAGVTKDQLLMRMSEEDFTSVVDTNLTGTFRVVKRANRAMLRAKKGRVVLISSVVGLLGSAGQANYAASKAALVGFARSLARELGSRNITFNVVAPGFVDTDMTKVLTDEQRAGIVSQVPLGRYAQPEEIAAAVRFLASDDASYITGAVIPVDGGLGMGH
- a CDS encoding metallopeptidase TldD-related protein, whose amino-acid sequence is MSARTDKPHEVVERALDLSRADGCVVLAEEHSTANLRWAGNALTTNGVTRGRTLTVVATVDGREGTASGVVSRSAVTADDLEPLVRAAEEAARAAGPAEDAQPLVRDVPVSADFTEGPAETSSAVFAEFAPALGEAFARARAGGRELYGFAHHEVTSTYVGTSTGLRLRHDQPNGTLEVNAKSPDRTRSAWAGRSTRDFRDADPIALDAELGVRLGWAARRVELPAGRYETLLPPTAVADLLIYQMWSSSGRDAAEGRTVFSRPGGGTRVGDRVAALPLTLRGDPREPGLECAPFVIAHSSGGDASVFDNGLPLAATDWVREGELAHLPTTRHGAELTGLPVRPPVGNLVLEGGSDRSLAEMVAGTRRGLLLTCLWYIREVDPATLLLTGLTRDGVYLVEDGEVTGEVNNFRFNESPVDVLGRATEAGRTGRTLPREWADWFTRAAMPPLRVPEFNMSSVSRGV
- the tyrS gene encoding tyrosine--tRNA ligase, producing MTDIVDELKWRGLFAQSTDEDALRKALADGPVTFYCGFDPTAPSLHVGHLVQVLTVRRLQRAGHRPLALVGGATGQIGDPRPTAERTLNSPETVAGWVERLRGQIEPFLSFEGENAAVMVNNLDWTQNLSAIEFLRDVGKHFRVNKMLTKDSVARRLESSEGISYTEFSYQLLQAMDFLQLYRRYGCVLQQGGSDQWGNLTAGLDLLHRLEPDATAHAYATPLMTKADGTKFGKTEGGAVWLDPEMTTPYAFYQFWLNVDDRDISRYMRILSFRSRAELEELEKQTEERPQARAAQRALAEELTTLVHGAEQTAAVIGASRALFGQGDLAALDERTLAAALSELPRARVAELAPVVDLFAEVGLVASKSAARRTVKEGGAYVNNVKVATEDAVPGREDLLHGRWLVLRRGKRNLAAVEVGAG
- a CDS encoding TldD/PmbA family protein, giving the protein MPHSIDDAFTALPLRALADAALARARSLGASHADFRLERVRSASWRLRDARPAGSSDSTDLGFAVRVVHDGAWGFASGVDLTLDAAAKVASQAVAMARLSARVIEAAGPDAAPATPHGRWGYVELADEPVHADRTWVSSYEIDPFDVPAEEKAGLLAEFSGRLLAADGVDHVDASLLTVHENKFYADTAGTVTTQQRVRLHPVLTAVAVDGASGEFDSMRTLAPPVGRGWEYLTGTGWDWDAELAELPELLAEKMRAPSVEAGRYDLVVDPSNLWLTIHESIGHATELDRALGYEAAYAGTSFATFDRLGTLRYGSELMNVTGDRTAEHGLATVGYDDEGVAAQSWDLVRDGTLVGYQLDRRIARLTGFERSNGCAFADSPAHVPVQRMANVSLRPDPGGLSTEDLIGGVERGIYVVGDRSWSIDMQRYNFQFTGQRFHRIENGRLVGQVRDVAYQASTTDFWGSMAAVGGPQTYVLGGAFNCGKAQPGQVAAVSHGCPSALFEGVTILNTTQEAGR